A window from Leptothermofonsia sichuanensis E412 encodes these proteins:
- a CDS encoding transposase, with protein sequence MSKAYPSNLSQAQFDYLNDLLPDAKSGGCPRQVDLWEVLNAIFYVLVEGCSGRGLPADFPAWQPVYTYFWNWRKDGTWIAIHDRLRKFTCLEQERPRSPTLREASCSNGRQYR encoded by the coding sequence ATGAGTAAGGCATATCCGAGTAACTTGAGCCAAGCCCAATTTGACTATCTCAATGACTTGCTCCCGGACGCAAAATCCGGCGGTTGCCCCCGTCAAGTCGATCTGTGGGAAGTGCTCAACGCAATTTTCTACGTGTTAGTGGAGGGCTGCTCTGGGCGTGGCTTACCCGCAGACTTTCCGGCGTGGCAACCAGTGTACACCTACTTTTGGAACTGGCGCAAAGACGGCACCTGGATTGCCATCCATGACCGCTTACGAAAGTTCACCTGCCTGGAGCAGGAGCGTCCTCGGAGTCCAACCCTGCGGGAAGCAAGCTGCAGCAACGGACGCCAGTATCGATAG
- a CDS encoding ABC transporter ATP-binding protein, with the protein MLTFNSPKIGTTALVAYDLYKQYSETPVVQEVSFTLNFGEILGLLGPNGAGKTTIVGMLYGGVAPNRGFVQLGSSQVQSDGRTARAKMGVVTQEDNLDPDFSVFENLLYFAHHYHLTGKAARKRVGELLAQVNLEEHAQKRIDELSGGMKRRLVLARALINHPHVVFLDEPTTGLDPDARQEFWKLVIALKQQGCGVLLTTHYMDEAQRLCDRLLLLQQGQVIDQGTPAELIERTIGKEVVEIEGVDETRLQALATQFNTWCRPFGSGYLLALPEAHTPLWDHLVATEPQRLTRRHANLEDVFLRLTGKVLE; encoded by the coding sequence ATGCTGACATTTAATTCTCCAAAAATCGGTACAACCGCCCTGGTTGCTTATGATTTGTACAAACAGTATAGTGAAACCCCTGTGGTTCAGGAGGTTAGTTTTACCCTCAACTTTGGCGAAATTCTGGGCTTATTAGGTCCGAACGGTGCCGGAAAAACGACCATTGTGGGAATGCTCTACGGCGGAGTCGCTCCCAATCGTGGGTTTGTCCAGCTTGGCTCCAGTCAGGTACAGAGTGACGGACGCACGGCTCGTGCCAAAATGGGCGTTGTCACCCAGGAAGACAACCTCGATCCAGATTTCTCTGTATTTGAAAACCTGCTTTACTTTGCCCACCATTACCATCTCACTGGAAAGGCTGCCAGAAAGCGGGTTGGCGAACTGCTGGCACAGGTCAATCTGGAAGAACACGCCCAAAAACGAATCGATGAACTTTCTGGGGGAATGAAGCGTCGCTTGGTGCTTGCCCGCGCCCTGATTAACCATCCCCATGTTGTCTTCCTGGATGAACCGACCACTGGGCTGGATCCCGATGCCCGGCAGGAATTCTGGAAACTGGTGATTGCCCTCAAGCAACAGGGCTGTGGTGTTCTGCTGACTACCCACTATATGGATGAGGCACAACGTTTATGCGATCGCCTGCTGCTGCTTCAGCAAGGTCAGGTGATTGACCAGGGAACCCCGGCTGAACTGATCGAGCGCACCATTGGCAAAGAAGTAGTGGAAATCGAAGGCGTCGATGAAACCAGACTCCAGGCACTGGCAACGCAGTTCAATACCTGGTGCCGTCCCTTTGGCAGTGGTTACCTGCTGGCATTACCGGAGGCCCATACCCCCCTTTGGGATCACCTGGTTGCCACTGAACCTCAACGCCTGACCCGTCGTCACGCCAACCTTGAAGATGTGTTCCTTCGCTTAACAGGAAAAGTTTTGGAATGA
- a CDS encoding DUF1003 domain-containing protein: MSHADDIRHRSASRSETGTPNLKTARNPVLTAPLPDPITKNIEAITALHAREVKEISAHQRLLEAIATFFGRSTFLYSLLVILALWILGSSFESLLPFTLPAFSWSSHGLDAAALVISTGVLVRQTRQENFAEQRSQLMLQLNLLSEQKIAKIIALLEELRADLPEVVDRLDPEAEVMQEAADPIAVLEVLQENLAQELSSPEEPNRS, translated from the coding sequence ATGTCCCATGCAGATGACATTCGCCATCGTTCAGCAAGCCGCTCAGAAACCGGCACCCCCAACTTGAAAACTGCCCGAAATCCAGTACTCACAGCTCCTTTACCAGACCCGATCACCAAAAATATTGAAGCGATTACAGCTCTACACGCTCGAGAAGTAAAAGAGATATCTGCCCACCAGCGTCTTCTCGAAGCGATCGCCACCTTCTTTGGGCGATCGACCTTTCTCTATAGCTTACTGGTCATCCTGGCACTCTGGATTCTGGGCAGTTCTTTTGAGTCTCTGTTGCCATTCACCCTGCCCGCATTTAGCTGGTCATCCCATGGATTAGATGCAGCCGCGCTGGTGATTTCAACTGGGGTGCTGGTACGACAAACCCGTCAGGAGAATTTTGCTGAACAGCGATCTCAACTGATGCTCCAGCTTAACCTGCTCTCCGAGCAGAAAATTGCCAAAATTATTGCACTTTTAGAAGAACTCCGGGCGGATTTGCCTGAGGTGGTTGATCGACTCGATCCGGAGGCTGAAGTCATGCAGGAAGCGGCTGACCCAATCGCGGTGCTGGAAGTACTCCAGGAAAACCTGGCACAAGAACTATCCTCCCCAGAAGAACCGAATAGAAGTTAA
- the cax gene encoding calcium/proton exchanger: MKTKDLIPLLLLVFVPVSAAADFLQWGSTAVFITSALAIAPLSIWLSTATEKIAIFTGPSIGGLVNALFGNATELVIALVALRAGLIDIVQASITGTILSDLLVLMGLAMFSGGLRYKEQEFKPILTRVNGSSITLAVIAIALPTLVISTSGRFDVVDIPDISIATATVLMVVYGLTLLFSLKTHSYLYDVGLADEDLMDSPDGFHEGLTQNSKTTKLAIWIGVLLLSTITVAFESDLFVSVVEPETERLGLTPLFTGVILIPFVTDIASFVTVTRLAIKNQMDLTIATATGDSLLIALFVAPVLVFVGQFIGQPLDLNFNPFEVAALAIAVSVTNLISSGGRSNWLDGALLLATYLLLGVAFYYHPA; encoded by the coding sequence ATGAAAACCAAAGATCTGATTCCACTGCTTCTCCTCGTCTTTGTGCCTGTTTCCGCGGCTGCCGACTTTTTACAGTGGGGATCTACGGCAGTTTTTATCACCTCTGCACTGGCGATCGCACCGTTGTCCATCTGGCTCAGCACCGCAACAGAAAAAATTGCTATCTTTACAGGTCCATCGATTGGTGGATTGGTCAATGCCTTGTTTGGGAATGCCACTGAACTGGTGATTGCCCTGGTGGCACTGAGAGCCGGATTGATTGACATTGTTCAAGCCAGCATTACGGGTACCATTTTGAGCGACCTGCTGGTGCTGATGGGACTTGCCATGTTTTCTGGGGGACTGCGCTACAAAGAACAGGAATTCAAACCGATTCTGACCAGGGTAAATGGTTCATCGATTACTCTGGCGGTGATTGCGATCGCCCTCCCCACGCTGGTAATCAGCACCTCCGGCAGATTTGATGTGGTAGACATTCCCGACATTTCAATTGCAACTGCAACCGTGCTGATGGTCGTTTATGGATTAACCTTGTTGTTTTCCCTCAAAACTCACAGTTACCTGTACGATGTTGGGCTGGCGGATGAAGATTTAATGGATTCACCGGATGGTTTTCATGAGGGATTGACGCAAAACTCAAAAACCACAAAGTTAGCAATCTGGATTGGTGTCCTGTTGCTCTCCACGATTACCGTAGCCTTTGAATCCGATCTGTTTGTCAGTGTGGTAGAACCAGAAACTGAGCGGCTGGGACTCACCCCCCTGTTTACCGGCGTCATCCTGATTCCATTTGTGACCGACATTGCAAGCTTTGTTACCGTTACCCGGCTTGCAATCAAAAACCAGATGGATCTGACCATTGCCACCGCCACGGGCGACAGCCTGCTGATTGCCCTGTTTGTTGCTCCTGTGCTGGTTTTTGTGGGTCAATTCATTGGTCAGCCCCTTGACCTTAATTTCAACCCGTTTGAAGTTGCGGCTCTGGCGATCGCCGTCTCCGTCACCAATTTGATCAGTTCCGGTGGGCGCTCAAACTGGCTGGATGGCGCATTACTCCTGGCAACCTACCTTCTACTCGGAGTAGCGTTCTACTATCATCCAGCCTGA
- a CDS encoding transposase — protein sequence MTAYESSPAWSRSVLGVQPCGKQAAATDASIDSQSVKSAAMVHEAVGYDAGKHIKGCKRFMSVNTLGLVLRVLVIAASVGEREGGKQVLQRTQQMGQAMTRLHTIWVDGGFDGNPFITFIYLAMIRIMVRRLA from the coding sequence ATGACCGCTTACGAAAGTTCACCTGCCTGGAGCAGGAGCGTCCTCGGAGTCCAACCCTGCGGGAAGCAAGCTGCAGCAACGGACGCCAGTATCGATAGTCAAAGTGTCAAAAGTGCGGCAATGGTGCATGAAGCGGTCGGCTACGATGCGGGCAAACACATCAAGGGGTGCAAGCGGTTCATGAGCGTTAATACCTTGGGCTTAGTCTTGCGGGTGCTGGTGATAGCCGCCAGTGTTGGGGAACGGGAAGGGGGCAAGCAAGTTCTGCAACGCACCCAGCAGATGGGTCAAGCCATGACTCGACTGCACACGATTTGGGTCGATGGGGGATTTGACGGCAACCCCTTCATAACGTTTATCTACCTTGCCATGATCCGGATTATGGTCAGGCGACTAGCATAA
- a CDS encoding MFS transporter: MKKNVLLLALCQALAMTGNIILFTVAALIGQTLATDKSLATLPLALLQLATMSVIFPASMLMRRGGRQFGFITGILIGLAGAGLGIYAVFTHHFGLFCLSAILFGSFNSFVGFYRFTAVEVATDAFRSQAIALVMAGGVVAALVGPQLATWSKDWLQPATFAGSLVMIAILQVLSLGILLGLKLPRPVITELQSPGRSLPVIMQQPLFIVAVLGSMLGYGVMVMVMTATPLAMVANAHPFHEAATVIQWHVLGMFAPSFITGFLIARFGVLTILGWGGMISLLCILINLWGSGLLSFIVALMLLGIGWNFLFIGSTTLLTETYTPAEKAKTQAVHDFLMFGFVAFATILSGSLFQNLGWRAVNLAGIPMVVSILAAIIWLQQQQAEARQPMQEPIQPDL, translated from the coding sequence ATGAAAAAGAACGTTCTCCTGTTAGCGCTCTGTCAGGCACTGGCCATGACTGGCAATATCATTCTGTTCACCGTGGCAGCCCTGATTGGTCAAACCCTGGCAACGGATAAGTCCCTGGCAACTCTACCGCTGGCCCTCCTTCAACTTGCTACCATGAGCGTTATTTTTCCGGCATCTATGCTGATGCGCAGGGGTGGGCGGCAATTTGGGTTTATCACTGGCATCCTGATTGGACTGGCTGGGGCAGGATTGGGAATCTATGCCGTGTTTACCCACCATTTTGGGCTGTTTTGTCTGTCTGCTATCCTGTTTGGCAGCTTTAACAGTTTTGTTGGCTTCTATCGCTTTACGGCGGTTGAAGTGGCAACCGATGCTTTTCGATCGCAGGCGATCGCCCTGGTAATGGCAGGGGGCGTGGTGGCTGCCCTGGTCGGCCCCCAGTTAGCCACCTGGTCTAAGGATTGGCTACAACCGGCAACCTTTGCCGGGTCGCTGGTTATGATTGCAATCCTGCAAGTCCTATCTCTGGGAATTCTGCTGGGCTTGAAGTTGCCCCGTCCCGTCATCACGGAACTTCAGTCACCGGGGCGATCGCTGCCCGTTATTATGCAGCAACCTCTATTCATTGTGGCAGTCTTGGGCAGTATGTTGGGCTATGGGGTGATGGTCATGGTAATGACAGCCACACCCTTAGCCATGGTCGCCAATGCCCATCCTTTCCATGAAGCTGCCACGGTCATCCAGTGGCATGTTCTGGGAATGTTTGCCCCATCTTTTATCACCGGGTTTTTAATTGCCCGATTTGGAGTCCTGACCATCCTCGGATGGGGAGGAATGATCAGTCTTCTGTGTATCCTGATCAATCTGTGGGGCAGCGGTCTACTCAGTTTTATCGTTGCGCTGATGCTGCTGGGAATTGGCTGGAATTTTCTGTTCATCGGGTCAACCACCCTGTTAACTGAAACCTACACCCCCGCTGAAAAGGCAAAAACCCAGGCAGTACACGACTTTCTCATGTTTGGATTTGTTGCCTTTGCCACCATCCTTTCCGGCAGCCTGTTTCAAAACCTGGGCTGGCGAGCCGTCAACCTGGCTGGAATTCCAATGGTTGTGAGTATTCTGGCAGCCATCATCTGGCTCCAGCAACAACAGGCTGAAGCCAGACAACCCATGCAAGAACCCATCCAACCTGACTTGTAG
- a CDS encoding alpha-amylase, whose translation MAQLNGVMMQYFHWYIPADGSLWNEFAERVQGLAEVGVTSVWLPPAYKGTAGGYDVGYGVYDLYDLGEFDQKGSVRTKYGTKDEYIAAIQAAKAAGVRVYADIVLNHKLGADGMEEVEATPYNPADRNQAIGDMHLIKVWTHFTFPGRQGKYSDMEWHWWHFDAVDYNVYNEGENAIYLFKDKKFDDQVDLEKGAFDYLMGCDLDMEHPEVRDALNRWGEWFVDTTNVDGFRFDAVKHVKASFFPEWLNHCRQHARRNLFAVGEYWSYDVEALHHFIEVTGGDVLLFDAPLHYNFRVASTQGNDYDMRQIFDNTLVQHQPALAVTLVDNHDSQPLQALESVVEGWFKPLAYALILLRREGYPCIFYADYYGAHYKDKGRDGNEYEIWLDSHQWLIDKFLYARQTYAYGDQYDYFDHANTIGWTRLGDEDHPGGMAVVLSNGDEGTKWMEVGQPNRTYIDITEHVSESITTNDEGWADFRCKAGSVSVWVPQP comes from the coding sequence ATGGCTCAGTTAAATGGCGTGATGATGCAGTACTTCCATTGGTATATTCCGGCAGATGGTAGCCTTTGGAATGAGTTTGCAGAAAGAGTGCAGGGGTTGGCAGAGGTGGGGGTTACTTCTGTCTGGTTACCCCCTGCCTACAAAGGAACCGCTGGAGGCTACGATGTTGGCTACGGGGTTTACGATCTGTATGACCTGGGCGAGTTTGATCAGAAAGGCTCGGTACGGACAAAGTACGGGACGAAAGACGAGTACATTGCGGCGATTCAAGCAGCGAAAGCGGCAGGTGTCCGCGTGTATGCAGATATTGTCCTTAACCACAAGTTAGGAGCAGATGGGATGGAAGAGGTAGAAGCAACTCCCTATAATCCCGCCGATCGCAATCAGGCGATCGGCGATATGCACCTGATTAAAGTCTGGACTCACTTTACTTTTCCTGGTCGCCAGGGTAAGTACTCTGATATGGAATGGCACTGGTGGCACTTTGATGCGGTAGATTACAACGTCTACAACGAAGGAGAAAACGCAATTTACTTATTCAAAGATAAGAAATTTGACGATCAGGTTGACCTGGAAAAAGGCGCATTTGACTATCTCATGGGATGCGATCTTGACATGGAGCATCCTGAAGTGCGCGACGCATTAAATCGTTGGGGAGAATGGTTTGTCGATACTACCAATGTCGATGGCTTCCGGTTTGATGCCGTTAAACATGTCAAAGCCAGCTTTTTCCCAGAATGGCTCAACCACTGTCGTCAACATGCCCGGCGCAACCTCTTTGCTGTTGGTGAGTATTGGTCTTACGATGTTGAAGCGCTACACCATTTCATTGAAGTGACTGGTGGTGATGTGCTGTTATTTGACGCACCTCTGCACTATAACTTCAGGGTTGCCAGCACCCAGGGCAATGACTATGATATGCGCCAGATATTTGATAATACTCTGGTGCAGCACCAACCAGCCCTCGCGGTCACCCTGGTTGATAATCATGACTCTCAACCCTTACAGGCATTAGAGTCTGTGGTGGAAGGCTGGTTTAAGCCATTAGCCTATGCCTTGATTCTTCTTCGCCGGGAAGGCTATCCCTGTATTTTTTACGCAGATTACTATGGTGCTCACTACAAAGATAAGGGGCGCGATGGCAATGAGTATGAGATCTGGCTTGACAGCCATCAATGGCTGATTGATAAATTCTTGTATGCGCGTCAAACCTACGCCTATGGCGATCAGTATGACTACTTTGATCATGCAAACACCATCGGCTGGACTCGCCTGGGGGACGAAGACCATCCTGGTGGTATGGCGGTTGTGTTGAGCAATGGTGATGAAGGGACGAAGTGGATGGAAGTTGGGCAACCCAACCGCACCTATATTGACATCACTGAACATGTGAGTGAGTCCATCACCACGAATGATGAGGGGTGGGCTGACTTCCGATGCAAGGCAGGTTCTGTTTCGGTGTGGGTTCCTCAGCCATAG
- a CDS encoding glycosyltransferase, producing the protein MFLVFEILFTVLIIGSIAFYFACAFFTYQFFSNPRNQGEPLALQGTDSLAPPFSPSLPHPPISLLIPACGIDAGAWDNWTSLCTQTYPNYEVLFGVTDPQDPCIPVIKNLMVAYPERVRLYEGLEPRGFNYKDSNLSYLLEKANHDLIVFADSDIRVHSDYLHTVTAPLADERVGMVTCAFIGYEPQYVGAAIASLGRCVDFIPSLLIARSLDGGLRCAVGATIATRRSALDAYGGLHMNRIGSDYNIGKRAVEAGYRVELSPYVLDSDTGTETVQQVFQRELRWSRTIRFNRGAQYYTMVFCFGTVYCLPLLLVSGFAGWAIALTLLTFTIRYLQALVAISSIGALKLMGWLWLLPFRDLLSFASWVMGAFGRGVYWRGRRLRIEGDGLITQW; encoded by the coding sequence ATGTTTCTTGTTTTTGAAATTCTATTCACTGTTCTCATCATTGGCTCTATCGCTTTCTACTTCGCCTGCGCCTTTTTCACCTACCAGTTCTTTTCAAATCCCCGGAACCAGGGGGAACCGTTAGCCCTTCAAGGTACAGACTCCCTCGCTCCCCCCTTCAGCCCTTCCCTTCCCCACCCGCCCATCTCTCTCCTCATCCCCGCCTGTGGCATTGATGCGGGGGCATGGGACAATTGGACTTCGCTCTGCACTCAGACCTATCCCAACTATGAAGTGCTGTTTGGCGTGACAGATCCCCAGGACCCCTGTATTCCTGTGATCAAAAACCTGATGGTGGCCTATCCTGAAAGGGTACGCCTGTATGAGGGATTAGAGCCGCGTGGCTTTAACTATAAAGACAGCAATCTGAGTTATCTGCTGGAAAAGGCAAACCATGATCTGATCGTCTTTGCAGATAGTGATATTCGGGTCCATTCAGACTACTTACACACGGTCACAGCCCCTTTAGCCGATGAGCGGGTTGGGATGGTGACCTGCGCCTTTATTGGCTATGAGCCGCAGTATGTGGGAGCCGCGATCGCCTCCCTGGGGCGTTGTGTCGATTTTATTCCCAGTCTGCTGATTGCCCGATCACTGGATGGGGGGTTGCGCTGTGCTGTGGGAGCGACGATCGCCACCCGTCGGTCTGCCCTGGATGCCTACGGGGGACTGCACATGAACCGGATTGGCTCGGACTACAATATTGGCAAACGGGCAGTAGAGGCGGGCTACCGGGTAGAGTTGTCTCCCTATGTCCTGGATTCGGACACCGGCACTGAAACGGTACAGCAGGTATTTCAACGGGAGTTACGCTGGTCCAGAACGATTCGCTTTAATCGGGGTGCCCAGTATTACACGATGGTGTTTTGTTTTGGGACGGTTTACTGCCTGCCCTTGCTGCTGGTCAGCGGGTTTGCCGGGTGGGCGATCGCCCTGACGTTGCTTACCTTTACCATTCGTTATTTGCAAGCCCTGGTTGCCATTTCCAGTATCGGTGCGCTGAAACTGATGGGATGGCTGTGGCTGCTTCCGTTTCGGGATTTACTCAGCTTTGCCAGTTGGGTCATGGGTGCCTTTGGGCGGGGCGTCTACTGGCGCGGTCGCCGGTTGCGAATTGAAGGAGATGGACTGATTACCCAGTGGTAA
- a CDS encoding ABC transporter permease → MKRLSVNPWGVYSVWHRHAKVYQRTWLVNCLPPISEPIMYLIAFGFGLSPLVGEITYAGQQVTYLRFIAPAMIAIGVLFQSFFEGAYSSFIRLNFQKTWQALLTAPLSFTDVFLGDWLWAATKGMIAGSLTGLVAIIWGLYSPLNLLLSLPLMLLGSFLFGAMGLFTAGSVRQIDQINIPIFLFIIPMFTLCGTYFPRETLPSILHTIATVLPLSSLIDLLRWNLGLPPYWWLQILWLVTLMLLFVNLAIRKIYPQLIK, encoded by the coding sequence ATGAAACGACTATCTGTGAATCCCTGGGGAGTTTACTCGGTCTGGCATCGCCATGCCAAAGTTTATCAGCGTACCTGGCTGGTCAACTGCCTCCCTCCTATCTCTGAACCGATCATGTATCTGATTGCCTTCGGCTTTGGGTTGTCTCCCCTGGTTGGAGAAATTACCTATGCCGGTCAACAGGTAACCTATCTCCGGTTCATCGCCCCTGCAATGATCGCGATCGGGGTTCTGTTTCAGTCCTTTTTTGAAGGTGCTTACTCCAGTTTCATCCGGCTCAATTTTCAAAAAACCTGGCAAGCGTTACTGACTGCTCCCTTAAGTTTTACAGACGTATTTTTGGGAGATTGGCTCTGGGCAGCCACCAAGGGCATGATTGCAGGCAGTTTAACAGGACTCGTGGCAATTATCTGGGGACTGTATTCTCCACTCAATTTGTTACTCTCTTTACCCCTCATGCTACTGGGCAGTTTCCTGTTTGGAGCAATGGGTCTTTTCACCGCTGGTAGTGTCCGCCAAATTGACCAGATCAATATCCCCATCTTCCTGTTCATCATTCCCATGTTTACGCTGTGTGGCACTTACTTTCCCCGTGAAACCCTACCTTCCATCCTGCACACCATTGCAACGGTGCTGCCCCTGTCCTCCCTGATCGACCTCCTGCGGTGGAATTTGGGGCTTCCACCTTACTGGTGGCTACAGATCCTCTGGCTCGTTACATTGATGCTCCTCTTTGTGAATCTGGCCATTCGCAAAATTTACCCTCAGCTCATCAAGTAG